A region from the Citrobacter telavivensis genome encodes:
- a CDS encoding response regulator, translating into MIRVVLVDDHVVVRSGFAQLLSLEEDLDVAGQFSSAAEAWPALLRDDVNVAVMDIAMPDENGLSLLKRLRAQRPQFRAIILSIYDTPTFVQSALDAGASGYLTKRCGPEELVQAVRSVGLGGHYLCADALRALRGGEPSSPVLAELTPREREVFDLLIKGDSVKEIAFKLDLSHKTVHVHRANVLGKLNCHSTIELVHFALDHQLLAGH; encoded by the coding sequence ATGATACGTGTGGTGCTGGTGGACGACCATGTGGTGGTGCGTTCTGGCTTTGCGCAATTACTCAGTCTCGAAGAAGACCTCGACGTCGCAGGCCAGTTCAGCAGCGCAGCGGAAGCCTGGCCTGCTTTACTGCGCGACGACGTTAACGTTGCGGTGATGGATATCGCCATGCCGGACGAAAACGGTCTGAGCTTACTGAAACGCTTGCGGGCACAGAGGCCGCAGTTTCGCGCCATTATTCTCAGTATCTATGACACGCCGACCTTCGTGCAGAGCGCGCTGGATGCGGGTGCCAGCGGCTATCTGACCAAACGCTGCGGGCCGGAAGAGTTAGTGCAGGCCGTTCGTTCCGTTGGCCTGGGCGGGCATTATCTCTGCGCCGATGCGCTGCGGGCGTTGCGCGGCGGCGAGCCATCATCACCCGTGCTGGCGGAACTGACCCCGCGCGAACGGGAAGTGTTTGATTTACTGATCAAAGGCGACAGCGTTAAGGAAATCGCCTTTAAACTCGATCTCAGCCATAAAACGGTGCATGTCCATCGTGCCAACGTGCTGGGCAAACTGAACTGCCACAGCACCATTGAGCTGGTCCATTTCGCCCTCGACCACCAACTGCTGGCGGGACATTGA
- the tauA gene encoding taurine ABC transporter substrate-binding protein, with amino-acid sequence MARSSRNTLLAALAFITFQAQAVNVTVAYQTSAEPAKVAQADNTFAKESGATVDWRKFDSGASIVRALASGDVQIGNLGSSPLAVAASQQVPIEVFLLASKLGNSEALVVKKSISKPEDLIGKRIAVPFISTTHYSLLAALKHWGIKPGQVEIVNLQPPAIIAAWQHGDIDGAYVWAPAVNALEKDGKVLTDSEKVGEWGAPTLDVWVVRKDFAEKHPEVVKAFAKSAIDAQQPYIANPDEWLKQPENISKLSRLSGVPEADVPGLVKGNTYLTPQQQTAELTGPVNKAIIDTAQFLKEQGKVPAVASDYSQYVTDRFVQ; translated from the coding sequence ATGGCACGTTCATCGCGTAATACACTTCTTGCCGCACTGGCATTCATCACCTTTCAGGCGCAGGCGGTGAACGTCACCGTCGCGTATCAAACCTCCGCCGAGCCAGCGAAAGTGGCGCAGGCGGATAACACCTTCGCCAAAGAGAGCGGGGCTACCGTCGACTGGCGTAAATTCGACAGCGGCGCGAGCATTGTGCGCGCCCTGGCCTCCGGCGATGTGCAGATCGGCAATCTCGGCTCCAGTCCGCTGGCGGTTGCCGCCAGTCAGCAGGTGCCGATCGAGGTTTTCCTGCTGGCATCAAAACTTGGTAACTCCGAAGCGCTGGTGGTGAAGAAAAGTATCAGCAAACCCGAGGACCTGATCGGCAAACGCATCGCCGTGCCGTTTATCTCCACCACCCACTACAGCCTGTTGGCGGCACTGAAACACTGGGGGATCAAACCCGGTCAGGTGGAGATTGTGAACCTGCAGCCGCCGGCGATTATCGCCGCCTGGCAGCACGGGGATATTGACGGGGCTTATGTCTGGGCTCCCGCTGTTAACGCTCTGGAAAAAGACGGCAAGGTGCTGACCGACTCGGAAAAAGTTGGCGAGTGGGGAGCTCCAACCCTTGATGTGTGGGTGGTGCGCAAAGACTTTGCCGAGAAGCATCCGGAGGTGGTGAAAGCCTTCGCGAAAAGCGCCATCGACGCGCAGCAGCCCTATATTGCGAATCCCGACGAATGGCTGAAACAGCCGGAGAACATCAGCAAGCTGTCGCGCCTGAGCGGCGTGCCGGAAGCCGATGTGCCGGGGCTGGTGAAAGGTAATACCTATCTCACACCTCAGCAGCAGACGGCTGAACTGACCGGCCCGGTGAACAAAGCGATTATCGACACCGCGCAGTTTCTGAAAGAGCAGGGCAAGGTGCCTGCGGTGGCAAGCGATTACAGCCAGTACGTCACCGATCGCTTCGTGCAATAA
- a CDS encoding MASE1 sensor histidine kinase — MSRNLRHAVISLFIVLAWGTGWLMLWTLGFYLTHNGQQAALFLPHGVYLALLILLSRRYWPALVLPPMLMLLWLHSEQLLNGYILLATPLISVIPASLAQTFWYRFPLYWQRLTLLLATVTAASLLNAALLSPFVKSPAMLLGLASFTGGVLLTPFVYLIFEFLRQQHRYHLLGLDTNNPPLRTSLIIWCSLFFIIGIGTQMVLSPEIERLLLIVVFLPNVVMAWKFGWQGGVLSGLLGSMMITIARQVGVGFSNLVELEIFLATQSLLGIGLGIAISRQQHLAQNLHHYRQRLEAELAARRALAEKLVHTEEDTRKSLARELHDEIGQNITAIQIQSQLVKRAHDPAQAQAAASQINDLARRIHHSTRQLLRQLRPPALDELSFKEALLHLLNEFAFTERGIRCQFDYQLTATPENETVRFTLYRLLQELLNNVCKHARASEVRIVLRQQGDVLHLDVTDNGVGISADKMAGFGIQGMRERVSALGGELALESRHGTRVSVNLPTNLQQIAF, encoded by the coding sequence ATGTCACGCAACCTCCGCCACGCCGTCATCTCGCTGTTTATTGTGCTGGCATGGGGCACCGGCTGGCTGATGCTGTGGACGCTCGGTTTTTATCTGACCCATAACGGCCAGCAGGCGGCGCTGTTCCTGCCGCACGGTGTCTATCTGGCGCTGTTGATCCTGCTTTCACGCCGCTATTGGCCCGCGCTGGTGCTGCCGCCGATGCTGATGCTGCTCTGGCTGCACAGTGAGCAACTGCTCAATGGCTATATTCTGCTGGCCACGCCGCTCATCAGCGTGATCCCTGCCAGTCTCGCGCAGACCTTCTGGTACCGTTTCCCCCTTTACTGGCAGCGGCTGACGCTGCTGCTGGCCACGGTAACGGCGGCCTCATTGCTCAACGCCGCCCTGCTGTCACCGTTTGTCAAAAGTCCGGCGATGCTGCTCGGCCTGGCGTCATTTACCGGTGGGGTACTGCTGACGCCGTTTGTCTATCTGATCTTCGAGTTTCTGCGCCAGCAGCATCGCTATCACCTGCTGGGGCTGGACACCAATAATCCGCCGTTGCGTACCTCGTTAATCATCTGGTGCAGTCTGTTTTTTATCATTGGCATTGGTACCCAGATGGTGCTGTCGCCAGAGATTGAGCGCCTGCTGCTGATCGTGGTGTTTCTGCCCAATGTAGTCATGGCGTGGAAGTTCGGCTGGCAGGGCGGCGTGCTCTCAGGGCTGCTGGGCAGCATGATGATCACCATCGCCCGCCAGGTCGGCGTGGGGTTCAGCAACCTGGTTGAACTGGAGATCTTTCTCGCGACGCAGTCGCTGCTCGGCATTGGTCTGGGGATCGCTATCAGTCGTCAGCAACATCTGGCGCAAAACCTGCACCATTACCGCCAGCGCCTGGAGGCGGAACTGGCGGCGCGGCGGGCGCTGGCCGAGAAGCTGGTGCATACCGAAGAAGATACGCGCAAGAGCCTGGCGCGCGAGCTGCATGACGAGATTGGACAGAACATCACCGCCATTCAGATCCAGTCGCAGCTGGTGAAACGGGCGCACGATCCGGCGCAAGCCCAGGCCGCCGCCAGCCAGATCAACGATCTCGCCCGACGGATCCACCACTCTACCCGCCAGTTGTTGCGCCAGCTTCGCCCCCCCGCGCTGGACGAACTGTCGTTCAAAGAGGCGTTGCTCCATCTGCTCAACGAGTTTGCCTTTACAGAGCGCGGTATTCGCTGCCAGTTTGATTATCAACTCACCGCCACGCCCGAAAATGAAACGGTGCGCTTCACTCTCTACCGGTTGTTACAGGAGTTGCTCAACAACGTCTGTAAACACGCCAGAGCCAGCGAGGTGCGGATTGTCCTGCGTCAGCAGGGAGATGTGCTGCATCTGGACGTGACCGACAACGGTGTGGGGATCAGTGCCGACAAAATGGCCGGTTTTGGCATTCAGGGGATGCGCGAGCGGGTCAGCGCCCTCGGGGGCGAACTGGCGCTGGAGTCGCGGCACGGTACGCGGGTAAGTGTTAACTTGCCCACAAATTTGCAACAAATCGCCTTCTGA
- the tauB gene encoding taurine ABC transporter ATP-binding subunit, with protein MLQLSHLYADYGGKPALEDINLTLDSGELLVVLGPSGCGKTTLLNLIAGFVPYQHGSIQLAGKRVDGPGAERGVVFQHEGLLPWRNVQDNVALGLQLAGIGKAQRVSIAQEMLKKVGLEGAGKRFIWQLSGGQRQRVGIARALAANPQLLLLDEPFGALDAFTREQMQTLLLKLWHETGKQVLLITHDIEEAVFMATELVLLSPGPGRVLERLPLTFARRFVAGEASRSIKSDPQFIATREYVLSRVFEQREAFS; from the coding sequence ATGCTGCAACTCTCTCATCTGTATGCCGATTACGGCGGTAAACCGGCGCTGGAAGATATTAATCTGACGCTCGACAGCGGTGAACTGCTGGTGGTATTGGGGCCGTCGGGATGTGGCAAAACGACGCTATTGAACCTGATTGCCGGATTTGTGCCGTATCAGCACGGCAGTATTCAACTGGCAGGTAAACGCGTCGACGGACCGGGGGCGGAGCGCGGCGTGGTGTTTCAGCATGAAGGGCTGCTGCCGTGGCGCAACGTGCAGGATAACGTCGCGTTGGGCTTGCAACTGGCCGGCATCGGGAAAGCGCAGCGTGTCAGCATCGCGCAGGAAATGTTGAAAAAAGTGGGGCTGGAGGGGGCGGGAAAACGTTTTATCTGGCAGCTTTCCGGCGGTCAGCGCCAGCGCGTTGGTATTGCCCGCGCGCTGGCGGCGAATCCGCAGCTGTTGTTACTGGATGAACCTTTTGGCGCGCTGGATGCCTTTACCCGCGAACAGATGCAAACCCTGCTGCTGAAACTCTGGCATGAGACCGGCAAGCAGGTGCTGCTGATTACGCATGATATTGAAGAAGCGGTGTTTATGGCGACCGAACTCGTGCTGCTGTCCCCAGGACCTGGCCGGGTACTGGAGCGTTTGCCGCTGACCTTTGCCCGCCGTTTTGTGGCAGGTGAAGCGAGCCGCAGCATTAAGTCCGATCCACAGTTTATCGCGACCCGCGAATACGTCTTAAGCCGTGTCTTTGAACAACGGGAGGCCTTCTCATGA